The following are encoded in a window of Arvicanthis niloticus isolate mArvNil1 chromosome 1, mArvNil1.pat.X, whole genome shotgun sequence genomic DNA:
- the Coro1b gene encoding coronin-1B — protein MSFRKVVRQSKFRHVFGQPVKNDQCYEDIRVSRVTWDSTFCAVNPKFLAVIVEASGGGAFMVLPLNKTGRIDKAYPTVCGHTGPVLDIDWCPHNDEVIASGSEDCTVMVWQIPENGLTSPLTEPVVVLEGHTKRVGIITWHPTARNVLLSAGCDNVVLIWNVGTAEELYRLDSLHPDLIYNVSWNHNGSLFCSACKDKSVRVIDPRRGTLVAEREKAHEGARPMRAIFLADGKVFTTGFSRMSERQLALWDPENFEEPMALQELDSSNGALLPFYDPDTSVVYVCGKGDSSIRYFEITDEPPYIHFLNTFTSKEPQRGMGSMPKRGLEVNKCEIARFYKLHERKCEPIVMTVPRKSDLFQDDLYPDTAGPEAALEAEDWVSGQDADPILISLREAYVPSKQRDLKVSRRNVLSDSRPASYNRSGASTATAVTDVPSGNLAGAGEAGKLEEVMQELQALRVLVKEQGERISRLEEQLGRMENGDT, from the exons atgtcctttcGAAAAGTTGTGCGGCAGAGCAAATTCCGGCATGTATTCGGTCAGCCGGTCAAGAATGACCAGTGCTATGAAGACATTCGAGTGTCCCGAGTTACCTGGGACAGTACCTTCTGCGCAGTCAACCCCAAGTTCCTGGCAGTGATTGTGGAAGCCAGTGGTGGGGGTGCCTTTATGGTGCTTCCTCTAAACAAG ACAGGCCGCATTGACAAGGCCTACCCAACAGTGTGTGGGCACACAGGACCTGTTCTGGACATTGACTGGTGTCCCCATAATGATGAAGTCATTGCCAGTGGATCAGAGGACTGCACTGTCATG GTGTGGCAGATTCCAGAGAATGGGCTGACCTCTCCTCTGACAGAGCCAGTAGTGGTGCTTGAGGGGCATACCAAGCGTGTGGGCATCATCACCTGGCACCCCACAGCCCGAAATGTGCTTCTCAGTGCAG GTTGTGACAATGTGGTGCTTATCTGGAACGTGGGCACTGCAGAGGAGCTGTACCGCCTGGACAGCCTGCACCCTGACCTCATCTACAACGTGAGCTGGAACCACAATGGCAGCCTCTTTTGCTCAGCTTGCAAGGACAAGAGCGTCCGAGTCATCGATCCCAGGCGGGGCACCCTGGTGGCA GAACGGGAGAAGGCTCACGAGGGAGCCCGACCCATGCGGGCCATCTTTCTGGCTGATGGGAAGGTGTTCACCACTGGTTTCAGCCGCATGAGTGAACGGCAACTGGCACTCTGGGACCCA GAAAACTTTGAGGAGCCCATGGCCCTGCAGGAGCTGGATTCAAGCAATGGGGCTTTACTGCCCTTCTATGACCCAGACACCAGTGTGGTCTATGTCTGTGGCAAG GGTGATTCCAGCATCCGGTACTTTGAGATCACAGATGAGCCCCCCTACATCCACTTCCTGAATACATTTACCAGCAAAGAACCCCAGAGGGGTATGGGTAGCATGCCTAAGAGGGGCTTGGAGGTCAACAAGTGTGAAATTGCCAG GTTCTACAAACTGCATGAGCGCAAGTGTGAGCCCATAGTCATGACTGTGCCAAGAAAG TCTGACCTCTTCCAGGATGATCTGTACCCTGACACAGCTGGACCTGAGGCTGCTCTTGAGGCAGAGGATTGGGTGAGTGGTCAGGATGCTGATCCAATCCTCATCTCACTACGGGAAGCCTATGTGCCCAGTAAACAACGGGACCTGAAGGTCAGCCGGCGCAACGTACTATCGGACAGCAGGCCTGCCAGTTACAACCGCTCTGGAGCCTCCACAGCTACTGCAGTGACTGATGTTCCCAGTGGCAACCTTGCTGGGGCTGGT GAAGCTGGGAAGCTGGAAGAGGTGATGCAGGAGCTTCAGGCACTTCGAGTGCTGGTCAAGGAACAGGGGGAGCGTATTAGCCGCCTGGAGGAGCAGCTGGGCCGCATGGAGAATGGCGATACATAG
- the Ptprcap gene encoding protein tyrosine phosphatase receptor type C-associated protein, with product MALPGTLRLGVLLALPGVLASGAGPEDGAGSSMVTIILLLLLLLLLVTGLALAWRRLSRASGGYYHPARLGAALWGHTCRLLWASPAGRWLRAHTELGPPEEREPREDEQDAEDYMMGGGPEEADAKEEEQRCQAEQTPDAHDTDSEGGLGLGSQGPVGSGSSAEALLSDLHAFSGSAAWDDSAGRAGGQGLRVTAL from the exons ATG gctcTGCCTGGTACCCTCAGACTTGGGGTGCTGCTGGCCCTGCCAGGGGTGCTGGCCTCTGGGGCAGGCCCAGAGGATGGTGCGGGCTCCAGTATGGTCACCATCATTCTGCTGCTCTTGCTCCTACTGCTGCTGGTCACTGGCCTAGCCTTGGCTTGGCGTCGCCTCAGCCGTGCCTCTGGGGGGTACTACCACCCAGCTCGCCTGGGTGCTGCATTGTGGGGCCACACCTGCCGCCTGCTCTGGGCCAGCCCTGCAGGGCGCTGGCTTCGAGCCCACACTGAGCTGGGACCCCCAGAAGAACGAGAGCCGCGGGAGGATGAACAGGATGCAGAAGATTACATGATGGGTGGTGGCCCTGAGGAAGCTGATGCCAAGGAAGAGGAGCAGCGGTGTCAAGCAGAGCAGACCCCAGATGCACATGACACAGACAGTGAGGGGGGTCTGGGCCTGGGCTCTCAGGGTCCTGTGGGCTCAGGCAGCAGCGCTGAGGCCCTTCTGAGTGACCTGCATGCTTTTTCAGGTAGTGCTGCCTGGGATGACAGTGCTGGAAGAGCAGGGGGCCAGGGACTCCGTGTCACTGCACTGTAG
- the Rps6kb2 gene encoding ribosomal protein S6 kinase beta-2 isoform X1: MAAVFDLDLETEEGSEGEPEFSPADVCPLGELRAAGLETVGHYEEVELTESSVNLGPERIGPHCFELLSVLGKGGYGKVFQVRKVQGTNLGKIYAMKVLRKAKIVCSAKDTAHTRAERNILESVKHPFIVELAYAFQTGGKLYLILECLSGGELFTHLEREGIFLEDTACFYLAEITLALGHLHSQGIIYRDLKPENIMLNSQGHIKLTDFGLCKESIHEGAITHTFCGTIEYMAPEILVRIGHNRAVDWWSLGALMYDMLTGSPPFTAENRKKTMDKIIKGKLVLPPYLTPDARDLAKKFLKRNPIQRIGGGPGDAADVQRHPFFRHINWDDLLARRVDPPFRPSLQSEEDVSQFDARFTRQTPVDSPDDTALSESANQAFLGFTYVAPSVLDSIKEGFSFQPKLRSPRRLNSSPRTPISPLKFSPFEGFKPSPGPPEPMEPSLPPLVPPPPSSPPPTSTAPLPIRPPSGTKKSKKGRGRPGR, encoded by the exons ATGGCGGCCGTGTTTGATTTAGACTTGGAGACCGAGGAAGGAAGCGAGGGCGAACCGGAGTTCAGCCCTGCG GACGTGTGTCCCCTTGGCGAGTTAAGGGCTGCTGGCCTGGA GACAGTGGGACACTATGAGGAAGTGGAGCTGACAGAGAGCAGCGTGAATCTGGGTCCTGAGCGCATCGGGCCCCACTGCTTTGAGCTACTGAGTGTACTGGGCAAGGGAGGCTATGGCAAG GTGTTCCAGGTGAGAAAAGTGCAAGGCACCAACTTGGGCAAAATATATGCCATGAAAGTCTTGAGGAAG GCCAAGATTGTATGCAGTGCCAAGGACACAGCACATACCCGGGCTGAGCGGAACATTCTAGAATCTGTGAAGCATCCCTTCATTGTAGAACTGGCCTATGCTTTCCAGACAGGTGGCAAACTCTACCTCATCCTGGAGTGCCTCAGTG GTGGTGAGCTCTTCACACATCTTGAGCGAGAAGGCATCTTCCTGGAAGACACAGCCTG CTTCTACCTGGCAGAGATCACACTAGCCCTGGGCCATCTCCATTCCCAAGGCATCATCTATCGAGATCTCAAGCCTGAGAACATCATGCTCAACAGCCAGG GTCACATCAAACTGACAGACTTTGGACTTTGCAAAGAGTCCATTCATGAGGGTGCTATCACTCACACCTTCTGTGGCACCATTGAGTACAT GGCCCCAGAGATTCTAGTGCGTATTGGTCACAACCGGGCAGTGGACTGGTGGAGCCTGGGAGCCCTGATGTATGACATGCTCACTGGATCG ccgCCCTTCACCGCAGAGAACCGGAAGAAAACTATGGATAAAATCATTAAAGGGAAGCTGGTGCTGCCCCCCTACCTCACCCCAGATGCCCGGGACCTTGCCAAAAAG TTTCTGAAGCGGAATCCCATTCAACGGATCGGGGGTGGCCCAGGAGATGCTGCTGATGTCCAG AGGCACCCCTTTTTCAGGCACATCAATTGGGATGACCTCTTGGCCCGCCGTGTGGACCCTCCCTTCAGGCCAAGTCTG CAATCAGAAGAGGATGTGAGCCAGTTTGATGCACGATTCACACGGCAGACACCAGTAGATAGTCCAGATGACACAGCCCTCAGTGAGAGTGCCAACCAAGCCTTCCTG GGCTTCACATATGTGGCACCTTCTGTCCTGGACAGCATCAAAGAGGGCTTCTCCTTCCAGCCCAAGCTGCGCTCCCCCAGACGCCTTAACAGCAGTCCCCGCACCCCCATCAG CCCCCTCAAGTTCTCTCCCTTTGAGGGTTTCAAGCCCAGTCCTGGCCCACCAGagcccatggagccatctctacCTCCACtcgtgccaccaccaccatcatcaccaccacccacAAGCACTGCCCCCCTTCCCATCCGTCCCCCCTCAGGAACCAAGAAGTCTAAGAAGGGACGGGGCCGCCCAGGGCGCTAA
- the Rps6kb2 gene encoding ribosomal protein S6 kinase beta-2 isoform X2 translates to MAAVFDLDLETEEGSEGEPEFSPAVFQVRKVQGTNLGKIYAMKVLRKAKIVCSAKDTAHTRAERNILESVKHPFIVELAYAFQTGGKLYLILECLSGGELFTHLEREGIFLEDTACFYLAEITLALGHLHSQGIIYRDLKPENIMLNSQGHIKLTDFGLCKESIHEGAITHTFCGTIEYMAPEILVRIGHNRAVDWWSLGALMYDMLTGSPPFTAENRKKTMDKIIKGKLVLPPYLTPDARDLAKKFLKRNPIQRIGGGPGDAADVQRHPFFRHINWDDLLARRVDPPFRPSLQSEEDVSQFDARFTRQTPVDSPDDTALSESANQAFLGFTYVAPSVLDSIKEGFSFQPKLRSPRRLNSSPRTPISPLKFSPFEGFKPSPGPPEPMEPSLPPLVPPPPSSPPPTSTAPLPIRPPSGTKKSKKGRGRPGR, encoded by the exons ATGGCGGCCGTGTTTGATTTAGACTTGGAGACCGAGGAAGGAAGCGAGGGCGAACCGGAGTTCAGCCCTGCG GTGTTCCAGGTGAGAAAAGTGCAAGGCACCAACTTGGGCAAAATATATGCCATGAAAGTCTTGAGGAAG GCCAAGATTGTATGCAGTGCCAAGGACACAGCACATACCCGGGCTGAGCGGAACATTCTAGAATCTGTGAAGCATCCCTTCATTGTAGAACTGGCCTATGCTTTCCAGACAGGTGGCAAACTCTACCTCATCCTGGAGTGCCTCAGTG GTGGTGAGCTCTTCACACATCTTGAGCGAGAAGGCATCTTCCTGGAAGACACAGCCTG CTTCTACCTGGCAGAGATCACACTAGCCCTGGGCCATCTCCATTCCCAAGGCATCATCTATCGAGATCTCAAGCCTGAGAACATCATGCTCAACAGCCAGG GTCACATCAAACTGACAGACTTTGGACTTTGCAAAGAGTCCATTCATGAGGGTGCTATCACTCACACCTTCTGTGGCACCATTGAGTACAT GGCCCCAGAGATTCTAGTGCGTATTGGTCACAACCGGGCAGTGGACTGGTGGAGCCTGGGAGCCCTGATGTATGACATGCTCACTGGATCG ccgCCCTTCACCGCAGAGAACCGGAAGAAAACTATGGATAAAATCATTAAAGGGAAGCTGGTGCTGCCCCCCTACCTCACCCCAGATGCCCGGGACCTTGCCAAAAAG TTTCTGAAGCGGAATCCCATTCAACGGATCGGGGGTGGCCCAGGAGATGCTGCTGATGTCCAG AGGCACCCCTTTTTCAGGCACATCAATTGGGATGACCTCTTGGCCCGCCGTGTGGACCCTCCCTTCAGGCCAAGTCTG CAATCAGAAGAGGATGTGAGCCAGTTTGATGCACGATTCACACGGCAGACACCAGTAGATAGTCCAGATGACACAGCCCTCAGTGAGAGTGCCAACCAAGCCTTCCTG GGCTTCACATATGTGGCACCTTCTGTCCTGGACAGCATCAAAGAGGGCTTCTCCTTCCAGCCCAAGCTGCGCTCCCCCAGACGCCTTAACAGCAGTCCCCGCACCCCCATCAG CCCCCTCAAGTTCTCTCCCTTTGAGGGTTTCAAGCCCAGTCCTGGCCCACCAGagcccatggagccatctctacCTCCACtcgtgccaccaccaccatcatcaccaccacccacAAGCACTGCCCCCCTTCCCATCCGTCCCCCCTCAGGAACCAAGAAGTCTAAGAAGGGACGGGGCCGCCCAGGGCGCTAA
- the Rps6kb2 gene encoding ribosomal protein S6 kinase beta-2 isoform X3 — MKVLRKAKIVCSAKDTAHTRAERNILESVKHPFIVELAYAFQTGGKLYLILECLSGGELFTHLEREGIFLEDTACFYLAEITLALGHLHSQGIIYRDLKPENIMLNSQGHIKLTDFGLCKESIHEGAITHTFCGTIEYMAPEILVRIGHNRAVDWWSLGALMYDMLTGSPPFTAENRKKTMDKIIKGKLVLPPYLTPDARDLAKKFLKRNPIQRIGGGPGDAADVQRHPFFRHINWDDLLARRVDPPFRPSLQSEEDVSQFDARFTRQTPVDSPDDTALSESANQAFLGFTYVAPSVLDSIKEGFSFQPKLRSPRRLNSSPRTPISPLKFSPFEGFKPSPGPPEPMEPSLPPLVPPPPSSPPPTSTAPLPIRPPSGTKKSKKGRGRPGR, encoded by the exons ATGAAAGTCTTGAGGAAG GCCAAGATTGTATGCAGTGCCAAGGACACAGCACATACCCGGGCTGAGCGGAACATTCTAGAATCTGTGAAGCATCCCTTCATTGTAGAACTGGCCTATGCTTTCCAGACAGGTGGCAAACTCTACCTCATCCTGGAGTGCCTCAGTG GTGGTGAGCTCTTCACACATCTTGAGCGAGAAGGCATCTTCCTGGAAGACACAGCCTG CTTCTACCTGGCAGAGATCACACTAGCCCTGGGCCATCTCCATTCCCAAGGCATCATCTATCGAGATCTCAAGCCTGAGAACATCATGCTCAACAGCCAGG GTCACATCAAACTGACAGACTTTGGACTTTGCAAAGAGTCCATTCATGAGGGTGCTATCACTCACACCTTCTGTGGCACCATTGAGTACAT GGCCCCAGAGATTCTAGTGCGTATTGGTCACAACCGGGCAGTGGACTGGTGGAGCCTGGGAGCCCTGATGTATGACATGCTCACTGGATCG ccgCCCTTCACCGCAGAGAACCGGAAGAAAACTATGGATAAAATCATTAAAGGGAAGCTGGTGCTGCCCCCCTACCTCACCCCAGATGCCCGGGACCTTGCCAAAAAG TTTCTGAAGCGGAATCCCATTCAACGGATCGGGGGTGGCCCAGGAGATGCTGCTGATGTCCAG AGGCACCCCTTTTTCAGGCACATCAATTGGGATGACCTCTTGGCCCGCCGTGTGGACCCTCCCTTCAGGCCAAGTCTG CAATCAGAAGAGGATGTGAGCCAGTTTGATGCACGATTCACACGGCAGACACCAGTAGATAGTCCAGATGACACAGCCCTCAGTGAGAGTGCCAACCAAGCCTTCCTG GGCTTCACATATGTGGCACCTTCTGTCCTGGACAGCATCAAAGAGGGCTTCTCCTTCCAGCCCAAGCTGCGCTCCCCCAGACGCCTTAACAGCAGTCCCCGCACCCCCATCAG CCCCCTCAAGTTCTCTCCCTTTGAGGGTTTCAAGCCCAGTCCTGGCCCACCAGagcccatggagccatctctacCTCCACtcgtgccaccaccaccatcatcaccaccacccacAAGCACTGCCCCCCTTCCCATCCGTCCCCCCTCAGGAACCAAGAAGTCTAAGAAGGGACGGGGCCGCCCAGGGCGCTAA